One region of Arvicola amphibius chromosome 3, mArvAmp1.2, whole genome shotgun sequence genomic DNA includes:
- the Sln gene encoding sarcolipin, with amino-acid sequence MERSTQELFLNFTVVLITVLLMWLLVRSYQY; translated from the coding sequence ATGGAGCGGTCTACCCAGGAGCTGTTCCTCAACTTCACGGTTGTCCTGATCACCGTTCTCCTTATGTGGCTTCTTGTGAGGTCCTACCAATACTGA